The nucleotide sequence TTTTGTATACCCATCTACTATAAGTTTCATTTCAGAATGTGAATTGTTAAGTTTAAAAACTCTGACCACTaatacacacaaaataatttAGATTTGTTAAAGGGAATGCTATAGTAGACTTTTTGTCAAAAGCACTTTCACATCATTATGTTTTATATATTATTGACAAACATataactaaaaaaaattagcaaaagcAAGGGAATAACTAAATTATCttgattaaaattttcatgtggGTATACCAATCTATAGAACAGTTTTTGACAAAGTGAGAACCAAAATTCCTTACCCCAAGATGAACTTGGTAGACAAAATCATTATAGCTCCCAGAGTTTACTCCTTGTCCGTCATCAAATGCTACATATTCATAAGGTATTGCATACGGAAGTCTCTTTAACGCCTCTTCAAATACATCGATTGCATATCCAGAAGCAGTTATTTCATTGGTGGCAGTATTCCTTTCCACCTTCATAAACTCGGGATATCCACTTGTCCGTACACCTACACGGAGCTTCTTTCCATTAGTGGGAATTTGCCATCCTTTAGGCACCGTATATACTTCTCCTGGCCACATCACTCGATTAAGACCAGGCATAGAGTTCACGTTTGTTGTTTTTGATATATTTTCGTTTATTTGCCTGAATATTCCATGCTTTGTTATCCAAAAGCCTATTTCTTTTGACCTGCCTCCAACCACATTAATTATCTGGAATGTGGAAAATTCCAGCTGCCTGTTTCCAAGGTCAAATTCACCACTTAGGCCTTGAAACTTACTATGTAAGATCGAGTCTAAGAGTTCTGGACCAATTGTAGAAATTCCCAGAGTTCCCAAACTTGTTGAGTTCTTTCCGTCTTTCTGCTTTCGAAATATAGCATCAGCCATTCTTACTTTTTCTGCTGCCTGTGCTAAGGCCCAGATAGTATCATAACCCCAAAGACCGAAAGTGCTTAGTTGTGATGGTGGATCATTTGGGTTGTCTTCTTTGAACCTCTTATTCCATCTTGTAGTGAAGTCATCAAGTTCCTTTGATGCAGGCACATAGAACCTGACACCAATTGCACCATTCATTTTCTCTAGAATTGAAGTGTTTAGAGAATTAACAATATTTGAAATGCCATCTGTCAAAATCCATGCATAATCTTCGCTCATCATTCCTAAGTCCTTAGCCTTTGCGAAGAGAATGGAGGCAATGTTCAATGACATATGAACAACATAGACTCTAGTCTGCATTGTCATTAGCTTGTAGAGTTCTCTCTCAAGTTGGTCAGTAGTTGCTGATTCAGATATTGCACTGCGATATGGCATAAAAGCTCCAAATTCTTGGAGAGCATCAGCCAGGTATGGTATGATGCCCCTACCATAGTCCGTATCCTCATAAATGGGTACCACTTCCCTCCAGTCATATGCCTTAATGAGAGCAGCAATGGTATTCACTTGAGCAACATCACTTAACGTTCCACGCAAAAAATATGGCACATTGATGGATGAAAGAGCAGGGTTTGTTGCTGTGAAGGAGATTACTGGGACTTGGCTCTTGTTCCCAAGATTAGACACAAACGTAACCTCTGAAGATTTTTGTGGGCCAACGATAGCTCTCACGTTGTAATTTTCCAGCAGGTCAATTGCTTTGCAATGGAATAGGAAATCAGTTAATTTGAAGAACATGTAAGACGTGCATACATTGTGGTTGCACACATAAGAATCTTAGTGCAACTTGAGGTGTTAGGCAGCTGGAAGTAGCGGTGTTATAACTTAGAATATAATGGCTAGGCTGTATAATCACCTCTTATTAGGTGTTCATCACGACATTGGGCACATCAGAGCAAAATAGTGAGCTCATTCTACATAGCATAGCTATATTTGATACGGAGCTCTCTTTTTGCTCCAAAATTGAAGGAGTTGCTAAAGATAGAGAAGACTACACAAAGGTTGTATTTTTAAAATACAATGGCAAAAACTTAAATTCGATAAGACAAGTGTGAACTGTGAAGACACTGGATTTTAACCTGCATACAGATCTGTGGAGGTGTCACGGGATTctagttttttattttgcttaaaattttcatttttagGATTAAGTTCTAAATGCACATAATGCTTTGAAGATTTGCAGCAATTGTAGAAAAGAGAAACGCGAAAATAAAAACTGTATAAATGAAAAACATGTGTTTCAGTGCCTTTTTTGTATCATTTTCCCTCCATTACATTTAAATATAATGAAATTGAAGTTCTAAAATTTGTGAAGTTCCCTTAACTTCAAAGAAATAACTATTGCATAGGATCTTGCCACATTATGATGCGATGATGACCCAAACTTTGATGATTTTTAGTGACAGCTTACAATTGTATAACGTACCTTCTGATGCAGCTTGGACATCATCTCCATTGGAATCTCTAATGTGGAGAACCAGCTTTGTCTTGAAGTTCCTGTGGACCGAGTAGAAATCTTCGACAGCCATCAAAACGCTGGTACGTGCTATTTTGCCCACCAGCGACTTCAGGTGGAGGATCACCCCAACATCCAGTGTGCCTGCTCCATTTTTGGTGATATTTTGAGCAACTGTCAGACTGAGGAACAAGAATAAGAATGCAGCCCTCCCAACTGCTCTCCCCATCCCGGATGGTTCTACTGGTTACTGAATGTATGGTGCTATGCAGTCTTATAGCACTGAATTTTCATTGTTCTGCTTTGGTCAAATTGCATTATAGTATTCTTTGTCTCTGAATTGAAAATTTAACCTTCCTTCTGGCTATCTACTGCTATTTCTTTGGTAAGAAGCTAAACGTTCTGTTTGTAAGTATAAAAAGATATGTTTCTGGATAGCTCCGTGTTAAGGTGACGACTTTGGGAATTCAAGAAAAATCTGGGTTGCAAGTTGCAGACGCGGGAAGAATGAGCTGGCATGTTGTGTAAGTCAAGGACTCGCCTTTTACAATTGACATGGTTGTAGGTTTTGAATCTTCAACTCTGCTGGCTTTGCTTGCTTGCTCCTGGTATGTTGCATGTGCATTACTCTCTGAGTTTTCAAATAgtacttaggccctgtttagttacCACGCaaaaatttttcatcatatcacatcaaatgtttagacacatgtatggagtattaaatatagacaaaaaaaaattaattacacagattgcgtgtaaattgcgagatgaatcttttaagcttaattgctacatgatttgacaatacaGTGctaagtaaacatttgctaatgacggattaattaggcttaataaattcgtctcgtagtttacgggcggaatctgtaatttgttttgttattagtatacgtttaatactttaaatgtgtgtccgtatattcgatgtgacacgctaaaactttttacctctagatctaaacacagccttagttctGTTAGTGGTCAATTATTTTgaaatgattatattatgacAAATGAAAGTTACtatctccatcctaaaatacactccccccgtttcatattgtaagactttttagtCTTACCTAGATATATCCATTGATCAATGTATATGTTTtgtatatgtgtctagattcattaacatctttatgaatttagacaatgctagaaaatcttacattgtggaacggaggaagtagtaaattTTAACTATGTATCTCAACATATCTTTATCCAAATATATTAttagaagttattatatttatattttaggatggagagaaTATATGGTTATGTTTATGATACACCGCACTATGATAATATGGCCTTTGTTTAGGTATTTACAAATTATTATAAAAGGGAGTATTCAAAATTTAAGAATAAAGTATGAACAAGTATTTAATAGAAAGCGAGATCGGAAGATTTTATTTGTAGAGCCTATGTGCTCCGGGCGTTGCCGATCAACTTTACTACTactgtgtactccctccgtcccctaatataagcgattttgacattttgcttgcactgtttgactactcgtcttattaaaaaaatttagaattattattcattttatttgtgacttactttattattcaaagtattttaagcagaacttttcgttttttatatttgcacaactttttttaaaataagacgagtggtcaaacgttaaaaaaatatagtgaatatctcttatattaggggacggaggtagtatacaATTTACCTAGTCAGCTCCTCTTATAAAAGAACGCTATAGAGCCATTGGTCATTGCCTGTTGCTGTGTGCAGTATGTCAGTAGCAATTTTTATCTTTTAAAAAGTACACGAGAGATTCCTTCAAGAATGACATTTCTGAAAATAATCTCATATGGTATTGTAATTTATGGACGCAGCAGTGCAGCAAAGCAAATCAGTGCATGGGACTTCCTGCTGCAAAGCAAATCAATGCATGGGACTTCCTTGCGATGCCAAGTGTATATTCTGACAAACAATTAAAATAGTCGGGAATTGTTAGATTCAGTTGACATTCGACTGCCAGATGCTGTTCCTTGAAGTCTCAAGGACCATCCAGTATCAATATTTATCCAAAAAGAATCTACAAACTGTAAAAGATGCAGGACAGGACGATAGCATGAATAAAGTGAAGATCACTGGAGTAGCAACGCTTATAAAATCCTCGTTTGGAAGAAGCTAGTCTGACGTACGTTGCTGGCATGTGGAAGATTAGTTCAGAATTAAAGGTTTGAACCAGTAATAGTAGATAAGATGAGCTAATTGTACATTTATCCTTTATTTTTGAGAAATTGTACATTTTGCTATGGACTGGCAACCGGTTCTATAAATTATCATCGACGAATATGAATactataaaatgtcattacgcaacgtttttttccttttttgttcCCATTGCTATGAGGTTTCCATCGCTAGAACACTGTTTTTGTAAGTAAATTCCACAAACCATATATATTATGAACTAAGTTACATAAAACCATTTGAATTTCGACATGTGGCACATAACTCTCATAACTCTGGGTGTTATGGTCTTAAAGTTTTACAAAATCACACCGTCAATTGTTTTGGCATActatcatatcaaaatttttaaaagtgGATGTAACATTTGTATAAATAGTGGCTAAAATCCTCACAAATTTTTTAGAACTAAAAAAGTGTGACAAAATAAGTCAAAATAATCAACCGTgcagttttgtgaaactttagaaCTACAATACTAAGATTATGTGCTACATGTCAAAACATCTATAGTTTATAGTTTCGTgaaactttgattttttttataagccGCCACCTCACCTCACATCGTCCACTCTCCTCAAATACTTTGTGAAACatctttgacttttttttcttgattaagtttataaaaaaatagcaatatctataacaccaaattagtttaaaTAAATacaacattgaatatattttgataatatatctattttgtgttaaaagtatttactatatttttttataaacttaatcaaacttaaaaaaaatcaaaacggcATATAAACGGAGTGAGTACTACAAAACTACAACTATTTTGTAATAAATTTTGAATCctataactattttaaactgagATAGTAATGAGAACTAAAGTTCAATATAAAATACGTCTCgtcacagttttttttttcatgagccgccgcctcacctcacctcgtcccttctcctcctccaccgtcgcGCCCGcgcggggggtggggggggggggcttccGGAATCTAGAGGCCGGTGTTtcaggggctgtttggttgctTGACAAACATTGCCACACTATAGTTAGGCAAGTTTAACTTTGTGGTGTAAATGTTAGGTTGAAGCTAAAGGTATAGCATATGCCACACTTTTCTACTCTTATTACCCATACGTCATGCACTCACTTGTTAACAAAAATTTGTCACAAGTGTGGCTCTTTTTTTTACGCCACATAAACTATGACATGCCACACTTGtggcatactccctccatccaaaaaaaaagacaaaccctgatttccgtgcccaacgtttgaccgtccgtcttatttgaaaaaattatgaaaataataaaaagacaagtcacgtataaaatattaatcatgttttatcatctaataataataaaaatacaaattataacgGACAGTCAAAATTGAATACGGAAACCCAGTGTTCACATGCTAGCGCGGTTGTGCAGGAGGGGCAAAGCTAGCTGCCGCCGGCGATCCGGCGGAGGGCCGCCGCCGGTGGGAAACACGCGGGCGGCGCCACAGCCGTGTCAAGGGCGAGAAGGTTCCCTCCCTCGCGCGCCTGCGTCTCGAGCCCCCTGTTCCCCCATGGGAGGTGAGCGTTTCTGATTGTTTTCCTAATGCGAGCGTTTTTATATTATCAACATCGAAGTGCCCATGACGAGATTTAGCAAAGTGATGGAAGTTTCTCGGCAAATTTTGGTCAGCAACTTCATTTCCACAAGCTTCCTGGATTTCATTGCTGTGCATTACACTGCTAGATTACGTCTGATACCTGAGCAATGTAGATTATCAGTTGACATTGGGTAATTGGTTTGCGTTGCACAGACATTCAGGAACGAACTTGCAAATGGGAGATGTTACTGGTCATATTCTAGGGACTTGAGAAGATGAATTAGCTACGATTGTGCTACTAGCTACTGCTCGATGTTCCTGGGATGAGAAATCTGGACTTGGTTGGAACCCTGAAGCTGGGCTCAGTTCTATGGATATTTCTTCCTCCTGTTGGCATGTGTATTCAGAGTCATCTGGTACTGTCAATTGCAGGTTCTGGACCTGGCTGGAATCTATTACCCTTTCTTCATTTTGTTCGTTTATGTGCTCTGGTCCATATCTGCTCCGAGTCTGGTCACGGCTTATGCTGTTTCTTATCCTGTGCTTATTCTTGTATAGAAACATCAGCAGGGCGATCAAAAGGGCTGAGGTTGAAGCAACTCCTGTGACTAGAAAAAGTCCCGAGAAGCTGTTGAAGTTTAGACTGCTCGAGCCAATGACGGTGCCATCATTCTGACAGGCATGTTGGTCCCCAATCCATTTCTTTTCTATATGAATTATAGAATCTCCCTCTAGTATGCTGAGGATTTCCCTTGAGAAGTCATAAACTAGTGGGGATCGTTTAGGAAATGCCTACACAAGAAGTAGAACTAATTCAGCTATGTGCAAACTGATAAGTATTGAAGCGATTCctcagcagaaaaaaaaaaaaggtaaggcACAGTCTAACtatggttagtttttttttaaaaggtgAACATTCTAAAATTCTCCATAATATATGAGAAACATGTTTATGGTAAAATAGATTGCTTTGGTACACACTTGCAGTTAGTTTTTGTAATGACATACCTGTGGACTGTGGTTTTGAGTTTTTCTCAATGGGCTAAGTAAGCATATAGGTAGGGGCAATATCAATTCAGAAAAATCGATTTGATTAAAAACTGGAAAATCCAGATCAGCTTTATAGATTATCACTTTCTGAAATGATCACTTTCTGAAATGGTGGAAGTATGTACTGGGGTTATCTACCATGTAAAGTAACTGTTTTAAATTCGACTGGCATTACAAGCAACAGAAAAAACCATTGATGATAGCCTTTCTATCTTCCtttctttttaagaaaataagtaGTATCTCTTTaggaatggaggtagtagtttttGTTGTCCTTGTATTGATCAAATCACCATATGAAATTTGTATCGGTGGTACATCAATCCACTGCCTATACTTTTTAAGTCATTCTGTTCTTTTCTAGAACCAAAACTAAGACTTTGAATACATAAGCTCTTCAATTTCTAGAAGTTATAACCTCGAAGCCAAATTCAGTTTGCAACATGAAGAAATGTGAGCTAACCACCAGTTACAACATGTCATAGGTACACACTACTTGCAACATTGTTCAATATTGAATGCTACTTACTCACTATAGACATCTCACAGAATAAATTACTGTTAAGTTACAGTATGAATTTTAGTAGATAAACTGCTTGTTGCAGTAAATGGTTATGGAGGATGATGGGTTTCATAACAGACATAGCTATGTTTAGAGTCCACAGGTTTGTTATCATCTTGTATTTGTTATGTATGCCTCCATTTCCAAATGTTCCATATGTGCTGATAAATATAAGCAGCTCACACTCACAAGTATGTATTTACTACTAGCAATTTAACTTACAAAGCCAAAACCTTCAGATTTGTAAATTGGCCCAACCATCGTGTACCCTTTGCAGTGCTTTGCAAGAAATATTTTGATGTATGGAACTTCATGTACGACAGCAGCAATACCACCATTTTGGCTCCCTTTGGTGAGTGCATCGGCAAAGTCATCTGAATTGTCATATGCCCTAATTTTTGTTCTGTCAAAACCAAGTCCTTTTAATAGATCACCCACATAAGAACCATTATGATACCCTACATATTCTCCATTTTTAAGGAGTTCATGAACATCAGTTACTGTGGGTTGAAGCTGTTGCACAGTTAGCATTGATGATAGATTGGCCGTATAGCTTGATGTAATCACAAGAAGCACAAAGACCCATACAATGACAACCAATCTAGACAGAATACTGTCCACCCTTTCCCCTGCAAAATGGAGAaccattatattttagaacatgaAATAAACATTGATGCTGAATTTACTGTTACCACTGCAGTATCCTTTGTTTGTTATTAACTGGAATTGCTGAATAAATTGCTTATTTGTCagctttctctctctattttttttagtgtATAGTTTGGATTTGTCTTGCCTTTAACCAAAGTACAATCAGTCACCAAGAAATTCCTAAGACATTGAATGTGACGTAGACATTATCTCGTATGTAAATACTACATCCATTCTATTTTACTTGAGGATTTTGAATTGTTGAAGATGCAACTTTTGAGCATCATATTTTAACATTTTAAATTAAggtataataataaaattataatatcatgaaaatatttttaatgataaatccaATGATATAATTTCGAGAAAACAAATCTAAATGGTTAAACTGGTCATAAGATTAAGAAAACCTAATATCATCACTTACTATCTGCAAAGAATGAGAAATATATTGCGATCCCAAGCTGGCGAAAAAATGAACCAGTCAGTTCAGCATTATTGATTCGTCGCTCCAACAGCCATATTACAATTGCTGTGTAGATGAAGAAAGCAATGCTTCCAAACCACAAGTCAGTAGTTAATGGCTTCAAGAAAACCCATGTATTTTTATCCCTGTCGTCCTTGACTGGCACTATCATTGCCACTCCAGATTCTGTATAAGGTAGTGTGAAGTCAACATATGAAGTTCTATTATACCTGATGGTTATATCCCCAATTGCCGTATCATATACCTGTAAGGTTTTTTATTCTCTTGTTTCAGTTACTCATGACTTTCTGGTGACTAGTGGAAAACAACAGGAAAAATGATACAAATATGGTGGAAAATGTAAAAGAAGATAAAATATATCCAAACTGAACTACGTGAAAGATCACCGAATTGTTCCAATAGGAGTAGACTAATATAATTtggtgaaaaataaatttcttggaataattaaattagctttaataaaattttcaagTAGGCATACCAATTTGTATAGGATTTTTTTGACAAAGTGAGAATCAGAATGTCTTACCCCAAGATGAACTTGGTACACAAAATCATTATAGCTCCCAGAATTTACTCCTTGTCCATTATCAAATGCTACATATTCATAAGGTATTGCATAAGGAAGCCTCCTTAATACCTCTTCAAATACGTCGATTGCATACCCAGAGGCAGTTACTTCATTGGTGACAGGATTCTTTTCCACCTTCATAAGCTCAGGATATCCACTTGTCCGTACACCTACACGGAGCTTCTTTCCATTAGTGGGAATTTGCCATCCTTTAGGCACTGTATATACTTCTCCTGGCCACATCACTGGATCAAGATCAGGCACAAAGTTTATGTTTGTTGTTTTATTTTCGTTCAGTTGTCGGAAGATTCCCTGTTTTGCTGTCCAAAAGCCTATTTCTTTTGACCTGCTTCCAACCACATTAATTATCTGGAATGTGGAAAACTCCCGCTGCCTGTTTCTAAGGTCAAATTCACCACTTAGACCTCTGAACTTACTATGTAAGATCGAATCTAGGAGTTTCGGACCAATTGTAGAAATTCCCAGAGTTCCCAAACTTGTTGTGTTCTTTGTATCTTTCTGTTTCTGAAATATGGCATCAGCCATGTTTACCTTTTCTGCTGCTTGTGCTAAGGCCCAAGTAGTATCATAACCCCAAAGCCCGAAAATGCTTAGTTGTGATGGTGGATCATTTGGGTAGTCTTGTTTGAACCTCTTATTCCATCTTGCAGTGAAGTCGTGAAGTTCCTTTGATGCGGGCAGATAGAACCTGACACCAATTGCACCATTAATTTCCTCAAGAATTGAAGGGCTTAGGGAATTAACAATATTCGAAATACCATCTGTCAAAATCCATGCATAACCTTTGCTCATCATTCCTAATTCCTTGGCCTTTGTGAAGAGAATGGAGGCAATGTTCACTGACATATGAACAACGTAAATCCTAGTCTGCATTGTCATTAGCTTGTAGAGTTCTTGCTCAACTTGGTCAGTGTTTGCTGATTTAGATATCGCACTGCGATAAGGCATATAAGCTCCGAATTCTTGGAGGGCATCAGCAAGATATGGTATGATGCCCCTACCATAGTCTGTATCCTCGTAGATGGGTACCACTTCCCTCCAGCCATATGCCTTGATAAGAGCAGCAATTGTATTCACTTGAGCAACATCACTTAATGTTCCACGCAAAAAATATGGCACATCGATAGATGATAGAGTGGGGTTTGTTGCAGTGAAGGAGATAACTGGGACTTGGCTCTTGTTCCCAAGATCAGACACAAAAGTAGCCTCTGAAGATTTTTGTGGGCCAACTATAGCCTTCACGTTGTAATTTTCCAGCAGATCAATTGCTTTGCAATGGAATAGGAAAGCAATTAATTTAATGGACATTTGTACTGTGGTTTTCTCTAAGAATATTATTGCAGGTATAGGAGTGTTATGCAGCTAGAACTAGCTGTTCTATAACTTAGAATATGATGGGTTGACTGTCTAATCACTTAATACGGAACTATGATAGTGGTTTATTCAGACACTGAGCACAGGGGAGCAAAACAGGGAGCTTGCTCTAACTTATCTTAGTTATATTTGGTATGGagctttcctctttttttttcctgctccAAAATTGAAGAAGTTGCTAATAAGAGAGAACAGAACAGAGGGATTTATTTGCAAAGTCAGTGGTATAAACGTAAATTCAGTAACTCAAGTTGGGAGGTCCTCACTTTTAACTCAATACAGATCCATGGAGTTGTCATAGGAAATTTAATTTAGCTTAAAATTTGTTGGATT is from Oryza sativa Japonica Group chromosome 9, ASM3414082v1 and encodes:
- the LOC107275670 gene encoding glutamate receptor 2.8 codes for the protein MAHTSIMMAVEDFYAVHRSFKTKLVLHIRDSNGDDIQAASEAIDLLENYNVKAIVGPQKSSEATFVSDLGNKSQVPVISFTATNPTLSSIDVPYFLRGTLSDVAQVNTIAALIKAYGWREVVPIYEDTDYGRGIIPYLADALQEFGAYMPYRSAISKSANTDQVEQELYKLMTMQTRIYVVHMSVNIASILFTKAKELGMMSKGYAWILTDGISNIVNSLSPSILEEINGAIGVRFYLPASKELHDFTARWNKRFKQDYPNDPPSQLSIFGLWGYDTTWALAQAAEKVNMADAIFQKQKDTKNTTSLGTLGISTIGPKLLDSILHSKFRGLSGEFDLRNRQREFSTFQIINVVGSRSKEIGFWTAKQGIFRQLNENKTTNINFVPDLDPVMWPGEVYTVPKGWQIPTNGKKLRVGVRTSGYPELMKVEKNPVTNEVTASGYAIDVFEEVLRRLPYAIPYEYVAFDNGQGVNSGSYNDFVYQVHLGVYDTAIGDITIRYNRTSYVDFTLPYTESGVAMIVPVKDDRDKNTWVFLKPLTTDLWFGSIAFFIYTAIVIWLLERRINNAELTGSFFRQLGIAIYFSFFADRERVDSILSRLVVIVWVFVLLVITSSYTANLSSMLTVQQLQPTVTDVHELLKNGEYVGYHNGSYVGDLLKGLGFDRTKIRAYDNSDDFADALTKGSQNGGIAAVVHEVPYIKIFLAKHCKGYTMVGPIYKSEGFGFAFPKRSPLVYDFSREILSILEGDSIIHIEKKWIGDQHACQNDGTVIGSSSLNFNSFSGLFLVTGVASTSALLIALLMFLYKNKHRIRNSISRDQTRSRYGPEHINEQNEERVIDSSQVQNLQLTVPDDSEYTCQQEEEISIELSPASGFQPSPDFSSQEHRAVASSTIVANSSSQVPRI
- the LOC4347123 gene encoding glutamate receptor 2.8, which produces MGRAVGRAAFLFLFLSLTVAQNITKNGAGTLDVGVILHLKSLVGKIARTSVLMAVEDFYSVHRNFKTKLVLHIRDSNGDDVQAASEAIDLLENYNVRAIVGPQKSSEVTFVSNLGNKSQVPVISFTATNPALSSINVPYFLRGTLSDVAQVNTIAALIKAYDWREVVPIYEDTDYGRGIIPYLADALQEFGAFMPYRSAISESATTDQLERELYKLMTMQTRVYVVHMSLNIASILFAKAKDLGMMSEDYAWILTDGISNIVNSLNTSILEKMNGAIGVRFYVPASKELDDFTTRWNKRFKEDNPNDPPSQLSTFGLWGYDTIWALAQAAEKVRMADAIFRKQKDGKNSTSLGTLGISTIGPELLDSILHSKFQGLSGEFDLGNRQLEFSTFQIINVVGGRSKEIGFWITKHGIFRQINENISKTTNVNSMPGLNRVMWPGEVYTVPKGWQIPTNGKKLRVGVRTSGYPEFMKVERNTATNEITASGYAIDVFEEALKRLPYAIPYEYVAFDDGQGVNSGSYNDFVYQVHLGVYDAAIGDITIRYNRTSYVDFTLPYTESGVAMIVPVKDDRDKNTWVFLKPLTTGLWFGSIAFFIYTAVVIWLLERRINNAELTGSFFRQLGIAIYFSFFADRERVDSILSRLVVIVWVFVLLVITSSYTANLSSMLTVQQLQPTVTDIHELLKSGEYVGYRNGSYLSDLLEGLGFDRTKMRAYENPDEFADALAKGSQNGGIAAVVHEVPYIKIFLAKHCKGYTMVGPIYKSEGFGFAFPKRSPLVYDFSRAILNITEGDSIIHIEKKWIEDQHACQNDGTMIGSSSLNFNSFSGLFLVTGVASTSALLIALMMTLYKNKHRIRDSIRRGQTQKEYERETINEQNQERTIDSNQVQNLQLTVPDDSNEYTCQQEGEISIEISPASGIQTSQDIASHRTSRNG